The stretch of DNA CATGGCGTTCGCAGCGCTTGATTTCTTTGAGCACGGAATTCAGGAAATGTCGTCGGTTGGCTACGCCGGTCAGGCTGTCGGTGGTGGCCTGGCGTTCGAGTTCGAGGCGCAGGTCCCGGCGTTCGGAAATATCCCGGGTCACGCCGTGGATTTCCATGGCTCCTGTTCTGTCGCTTCTGACGTAGCGCACGATGGCTTCGGTCCAGACGGACGAACCGTCTTTGTGAACCTGTTCGACTTCGCTCGTCAGGTACGTGTTCTCGTCAATTTTACCTGCAAGAAAGTCATCAAGGTTGGCCTTAATGATTTGCTTGAGCCTTTTGGCTTCGCCTGGGGCCAGGGCCGCGTCGAGGGGCTGGCTCATTATCTCTTCCGGGGTGAATCCTCGCAGGCGTTGAACGGAAGGGCTCACGTAGGTGAAGCGCAGCGTGCTCGCATCCAGAATCCAGACGACGTCCTTCATGGTTTCGGTCAGGTTGCGGTAATGGGCCTCTCTTTCGGTCAAGGCGGCCTGCGCCTGTTCGCGGCGTTCTATCTCGACTTGCAGACCGGCATTGGTGAGCCTCAGCTCCTCCTTGTTTTCCTTAACGGTGCGCAGGGATTCTTCCAGTTGCGTGGTCATGGAATTGAAGGCCTTGGAGAACTCTCCCATGAAATCCAGTCGCTGGCTGAAATCGCCGGTCGCGATCATCTGTGTTTGCCAGGTCATGTGCTTGAGGTTCGCTTGTAGCGTCTTCAATGCACCGGCGGTGTAGCCTTTCAAAGGGGTTTTGACGGAGAGGTCGCCGCCGGCGATGGCCATGACGATGCGCCGCAACTCCAGGAGTTCCGCATACAGGTGCGCGAATTCGGAATCGTCGGGAAGATCGGCGGGTATCGGCGGGGGGACCTTTGCCGTCAGGATTTCGCGCAGCAGGGCGCAGTTCTTTTCAGGTTCCAGGCTCACGCAGTCTCCTGTGCCTGTGCGGTGAAGCGGCAGGTCCGGTCTCCGGTGCACCAGCAGTCCACTTCCTTGACCTTGAATTTTTTGCCGGTGAAGCTCTCCATGAGACCG from Desulfomicrobium macestii encodes:
- a CDS encoding sensor domain-containing diguanylate cyclase, which translates into the protein MSLEPEKNCALLREILTAKVPPPIPADLPDDSEFAHLYAELLELRRIVMAIAGGDLSVKTPLKGYTAGALKTLQANLKHMTWQTQMIATGDFSQRLDFMGEFSKAFNSMTTQLEESLRTVKENKEELRLTNAGLQVEIERREQAQAALTEREAHYRNLTETMKDVVWILDASTLRFTYVSPSVQRLRGFTPEEIMSQPLDAALAPGEAKRLKQIIKANLDDFLAGKIDENTYLTSEVEQVHKDGSSVWTEAIVRYVRSDRTGAMEIHGVTRDISERRDLRLELERQATTDSLTGVANRRHFLNSVLKEIKRCERHGCTLSLLMLDIDHFKAVNDTFGHAMGDSTLKAFAQTCQEELRTSDLFGRIGGEEFALLLMETDMETACTVAERIRARVEKMELFTKDARPVHITTSIGVAELRLKAETVSDLMIRADQALYNAKNLGRNRVECLK